From the genome of Danio rerio strain Tuebingen ecotype United States chromosome 2, GRCz12tu, whole genome shotgun sequence, one region includes:
- the LOC101887081 gene encoding atypical chemokine receptor 2 produces the protein MDVLNPEDVSLYEDYYNSDGLEEFGLCKKTHVKEFSYLFLPTFYSVTCALGIIANLTLVVLLVKYKTLRMVLPLQMVISDILFTLSLSFWAVYAGSEWIFGDHSCKAITFVYMVSLYSSNLFVASLSLQRFLDDARVDSTLRIFRSSKRNGVLCAIVWLFSILAAAVHVSFVELQKFHEKIVCTYHFNDGFGWKVYTRFQMTLLGFVIPFLVLVFCWIRYCSVVVGRSRFQRFRLETGFTVMFFLLWFPYSVVIFLHALQDLHFFYACTTNIQFDFAIQVTESIAFTHVLVNPLLYMFLNKKVWKRLRNAFKTPREYLLEESSSSSNGSGQGDDIELKSVQRCQAHDVNFCAERPNNLLPELK, from the coding sequence ATGGATGTTTTAAACCCGGAGGACGTCAGCTTGTATGAGGACTATTACAATTCTGATGGACTTGAGGAGTTTGGACTGTGCAAGAAGACGCACGTTAAGGAGTTCAGCTATTTGTTTCTACCTACGTTCTACTCTGTTACCTGTGCGCTGGGGATTATCGCTAATTTAACCCTTGTGGTGTTGCTGGTCAAATATAAGACTCTGAGGATGGTTTTACCTCTTCAGATGGTCATATCGGACATCCTGTTCACACTGAGCCTTTCTTTCTGGGCGGTCTACGCCGGCAGCGAGTGGATCTTCGGCGATCACAGCTGTAAAGCGATCACGTTCGTTTACATGGTTAGTTTGTACAGCAGCAATCTTTTTGTCGCCAGTCTGAGCTTGCAGAGATTTTTGGACGACGCACGCGTTGATTCCACCCTCAGGATCTTCAGAAGTTCAAAGAGGAACGGCGTTTTGTGTGCCATCGTGTGGCTTTTCTCAATTTTGGCTGCGGCTGTTCATGTCAGCTTTGTGGAGTTGCAAAAATTCCACGAGAAGATCGTTTGCACTTATCATTTCAATGATGGGTTCGGTTGGAAAGTCTACACGAGGTTTCAGATGACCCTGCTTGGGTTCGTCATACCGTTTCTCGTGCTTGTTTTCTGTTGGATACGATATTGCAGTGTTGTTGTGGGAAGAAGCAGATTCCAGAGGTTTCGACTGGAAACCGGATTCACCGTGATGTTTTTTCTCCTCTGGTTCCCCTACAGCGTTGTCATTTTCCTGCATGCCTTGCAAGACCTTCACTTTTTTTACGCTTGCACCACTAACATACAGTTTGACTTCGCCATTCAGGTGACCGAGTCCATTGCCTTCACGCATGTGCTCGTAAACCCCCTGTTGTACATGTTTCTAAACAAAAAAGTCTGGAAACGGTTAAGAAATGCGTTTAAGACTCCGAGGGAGTATCTGCTGGAGGAATCCAGCAGTTCATCAAATGGGTCGGGTCAGGGTGATGATATCGAGCTGAAGTCGGTCCAACGATGTCAAGCCCATGATGTGAACTTTTGTGCTGAACGACCGAATAATTTACTACCTGAGCTGAAATGA